In one window of Frigoriglobus tundricola DNA:
- a CDS encoding purine-nucleoside phosphorylase codes for MPDLFDQIQEAATAIRAKWPHAPAAGIILGTGLGKLTEDISDQTVIPYEAIPHFPRSTAPTHKGQLVCGVLGGKPVVVMEGRFHFYEGYTLQQVTFPVRVMKALGAGALVVSNACGGMNPQWNKGDLMLIEDHINLLGDNPLIGPNDDRLGDRFPDMCNCYDRALLKLGRQIATDERIVCHQGVFVAVSGPNLETRAEYRFLRGIGADVVGMSTVPEVIVAVHAKMRVLGISVITDQCLPDALEPVSIPEIIATANEAEKKLRVLVRRVVAQL; via the coding sequence ATGCCCGACCTGTTCGATCAGATCCAGGAAGCCGCGACCGCGATCCGGGCGAAGTGGCCCCACGCCCCGGCCGCCGGCATCATCCTCGGCACCGGTCTCGGCAAGCTGACCGAAGACATCAGCGACCAGACGGTGATCCCTTACGAGGCGATCCCGCACTTCCCGCGCTCGACCGCGCCGACGCACAAGGGACAACTCGTGTGCGGGGTTCTGGGCGGTAAGCCGGTCGTGGTGATGGAAGGCCGCTTCCACTTTTACGAGGGCTACACGCTCCAGCAGGTGACGTTCCCGGTCCGGGTGATGAAGGCGCTCGGCGCGGGGGCGCTCGTCGTGAGTAACGCCTGCGGCGGGATGAACCCGCAGTGGAACAAGGGCGACCTCATGCTCATCGAGGACCACATCAATCTGCTCGGCGACAACCCGCTGATCGGGCCGAACGACGACCGGCTCGGCGACCGCTTCCCGGACATGTGCAACTGCTACGACCGCGCGTTGCTAAAACTGGGCCGCCAGATCGCGACGGACGAACGGATCGTTTGCCACCAGGGCGTGTTCGTGGCGGTGAGCGGCCCCAATCTGGAAACCCGGGCCGAGTACCGGTTCCTCCGGGGCATCGGGGCGGACGTGGTCGGCATGTCCACCGTGCCGGAGGTGATCGTAGCGGTCCACGCGAAGATGCGGGTTCTGGGCATTTCGGTCATCACCGACCAGTGCCTGCCGGACGCGCTGGAACCGGTCAGCATCCCGGAAATCATCGCCACGGCGAACGAGGCGGAGAAAAAACTCCGGGTGCTGGTGCGCCGGGTGGTGGCACAACTTTAG
- a CDS encoding Minf_1886 family protein codes for MDPRILELCREDSRFAYEAYDFVCDAVTYTQDRLGRAADRDDDADHHVSGAELLRGTCDLAVREFGMMAPVVFKQWGVRTTDHIGEIVFKLIKAQRLSKSDRDDPDDFHDLFDLHQTLTDGFELTLGDTAKRGDR; via the coding sequence GTGGACCCCCGGATATTAGAGCTTTGCCGCGAGGACTCGCGGTTCGCCTACGAGGCTTACGATTTCGTGTGCGACGCGGTGACGTACACGCAGGACCGCCTCGGGCGCGCCGCGGACCGCGACGACGACGCGGACCACCACGTCAGCGGCGCCGAACTGCTCCGCGGCACGTGCGACCTCGCGGTCCGCGAGTTCGGCATGATGGCCCCGGTCGTGTTCAAGCAGTGGGGCGTGCGGACCACCGATCACATCGGCGAGATCGTGTTCAAGTTGATCAAGGCCCAACGGCTGAGCAAGTCCGACCGCGACGACCCGGACGACTTCCACGACCTGTTCGACCTGCACCAGACGCTCACCGACGGTTTCGAGCTGACGCTCGGTGACACGGCCAAGCGGGGTGACCGATGA
- a CDS encoding ribosomal protein L7/L12, whose amino-acid sequence MSDEAAFLAALKANPADDTARLIYADWLDEHDEPAKAEYLRCVVTLAQREWDLATAPEAAPLLNLAAPLPEEWRASAGARFALVLSGYTDKLHTIKWLREITGDGLGEAKEASERLPHTVLACVPYESAVEARSRVGRPACVNTFIAPSVSGPIPIDATYDLVVRCSTYATHATRRTAARQEALRDARAALTQFLAAARKVPEAEAEPLAILEQDVPLASGLTLDEARTRRVSLNQLIPPYEPNRGWSMWIHRRHGHTPTNPE is encoded by the coding sequence ATGTCCGACGAAGCCGCATTCCTGGCCGCGCTCAAAGCCAACCCCGCGGACGATACCGCGCGCCTCATCTATGCCGACTGGCTCGACGAACACGACGAGCCGGCGAAAGCGGAATACTTACGATGCGTCGTAACTCTCGCCCAGCGCGAGTGGGACCTGGCAACCGCTCCCGAGGCGGCACCGTTACTTAATCTGGCCGCGCCACTCCCGGAGGAGTGGCGCGCCAGCGCTGGTGCGCGATTCGCGCTTGTACTCAGCGGATACACAGACAAACTTCACACGATCAAGTGGTTGCGGGAGATCACGGGCGACGGATTGGGCGAAGCGAAGGAGGCGAGTGAGCGCCTCCCACACACGGTCCTTGCCTGTGTCCCATACGAGTCCGCCGTGGAAGCTCGCTCTCGCGTTGGACGCCCGGCTTGCGTCAACACGTTCATTGCACCGAGCGTTTCGGGGCCAATCCCGATCGACGCAACCTACGACCTCGTCGTCCGCTGTAGCACCTATGCGACCCACGCAACGCGGAGGACCGCGGCTCGACAAGAAGCGTTGCGCGACGCACGGGCGGCGTTAACCCAATTCCTTGCAGCCGCGCGCAAAGTGCCGGAAGCGGAAGCGGAACCACTTGCGATCCTGGAGCAAGACGTCCCGCTGGCATCCGGATTGACACTTGATGAGGCGCGGACCCGTCGTGTCTCATTGAACCAATTGATTCCGCCCTACGAGCCCAACCGCGGGTGGTCGATGTGGATTCATCGCCGCCATGGCCACACGCCAACCAACCCCGAGTAA
- a CDS encoding PSP1 domain-containing protein, giving the protein MTATNYTPLPAVTFLVRHGSMRFLGVFTQPPGTTVRRGDVVVLRTERGQESGEVLCPATPEAVAAIPEPTRGEIVRVAGPEDREKMARVREQQQLQYETGAKLVAQHKLAMQIVDVEYLFGGERLIFYFLAEGRVDFRDLVKSMAREFHTRIELRQIGVRDEAKLLADYGDCGKPVCCNTHMVVMPPVSMRMAKLQKSTLDPTKISGRCGRLKCCLRFEQDVYEEFQQELPAVNSRVVTAKGQGRVLAQEILARRVLIEFEDGRRLPVSVDEVLTRL; this is encoded by the coding sequence ATGACCGCGACCAACTACACGCCGTTGCCCGCCGTCACGTTCCTCGTCCGGCACGGCTCGATGCGGTTCCTCGGTGTGTTCACCCAACCGCCGGGCACGACCGTGCGCCGCGGCGACGTCGTCGTCCTGCGCACCGAGCGCGGGCAGGAGAGCGGCGAGGTCCTGTGCCCGGCCACGCCCGAGGCGGTCGCCGCCATCCCCGAACCCACGCGGGGTGAGATCGTGCGCGTCGCCGGCCCCGAAGATCGCGAGAAGATGGCCCGCGTTCGGGAGCAGCAACAGCTCCAGTACGAGACCGGGGCCAAGCTCGTCGCCCAGCACAAGCTCGCGATGCAGATCGTGGACGTGGAGTACCTGTTCGGCGGCGAGCGGCTGATCTTCTACTTCCTCGCGGAGGGGCGGGTCGATTTCCGCGATCTGGTGAAGAGCATGGCCCGCGAGTTCCACACGCGGATCGAGCTGCGTCAGATCGGCGTGCGCGACGAGGCGAAGTTGCTCGCCGACTACGGCGACTGCGGCAAACCGGTGTGCTGTAACACGCACATGGTCGTCATGCCGCCGGTGAGCATGCGGATGGCGAAGTTGCAGAAGTCCACGCTGGACCCGACCAAGATTTCCGGCCGGTGCGGGCGGCTCAAGTGCTGCCTGCGGTTCGAGCAGGACGTGTACGAGGAGTTCCAACAGGAACTGCCGGCGGTCAACTCCCGCGTCGTCACCGCGAAGGGGCAGGGCCGGGTGCTGGCGCAAGAGATCCTCGCCCGACGGGTGCTCATCGAGTTCGAGGACGGGCGGCGGCTGCCGGTTTCCGTCGATGAGGTGCTGACCAGGTTGTAA
- a CDS encoding sialidase family protein, translating into MFIFEKAPFPSCHASTVVEHEPGKLMAAWFGGKAEGAKDVQIWASTFDGKAWSEPKVIGTEPGQPCWNPVLFKSAKGTLHFWYKAGPKPDNWTGFARTSTDSGKTWTKVEMMHAGFWGPIRAKPIQLASGVNLAGTSVESFRNWTPYVDRSTDDGKTWKRSNGFPVPEKFDQIQPTLFETKDGRVVALVRSSNPRFICRAESKDGGETFSAAEETVLPNPSAGIDCVKTTDGDVYLIYNPSPLLRTPISLARSTDDGKTWKRVADLETEPGEYSYPAIVQSAAGTLEMTYTWKRTHIKHVSLDPKKYRG; encoded by the coding sequence ATGTTCATCTTCGAAAAAGCCCCCTTCCCGTCCTGTCACGCCTCCACCGTCGTGGAGCACGAGCCGGGCAAGTTGATGGCCGCGTGGTTCGGCGGGAAGGCCGAGGGCGCGAAGGACGTGCAGATCTGGGCCAGCACATTCGACGGCAAAGCGTGGAGCGAGCCGAAGGTGATCGGCACCGAACCCGGTCAGCCGTGCTGGAACCCGGTGCTGTTCAAGAGCGCCAAGGGCACCCTTCACTTCTGGTACAAGGCCGGGCCGAAGCCCGACAACTGGACCGGCTTCGCCCGGACGTCCACGGACAGCGGCAAGACGTGGACGAAGGTCGAGATGATGCACGCGGGGTTCTGGGGACCCATACGGGCCAAACCGATTCAGCTCGCCAGCGGCGTCAACCTCGCCGGGACATCGGTCGAGAGCTTCCGCAACTGGACTCCTTACGTGGACCGCTCAACGGACGACGGCAAAACGTGGAAGCGCTCCAACGGCTTCCCGGTACCGGAGAAGTTCGACCAGATTCAGCCGACGCTGTTCGAAACCAAGGACGGGCGCGTCGTCGCGCTCGTGCGCTCAAGTAACCCGCGTTTCATTTGCCGTGCGGAGTCGAAAGACGGCGGCGAGACGTTCTCGGCGGCCGAAGAAACAGTGCTACCGAACCCCAGCGCCGGCATCGACTGCGTGAAAACGACCGATGGCGATGTGTACCTGATCTACAACCCGAGCCCGCTCCTCCGCACGCCGATCAGCCTCGCCCGATCGACCGACGACGGCAAAACCTGGAAGCGCGTGGCCGACCTGGAAACGGAACCGGGCGAATACTCCTACCCCGCGATCGTCCAGTCGGCCGCTGGCACGTTGGAAATGACTTACACCTGGAAGCGGACCCACATCAAGCACGTGAGTCTCGACCCGAAGAAGTACCGCGGCTGA
- a CDS encoding GTPase, whose amino-acid sequence MAVNLPPQYHDAEARYKKAQSPEDKLAALKEMWVILPKHKASEKVQAELKTKISELTDQIEQAKLGPKKAAPGTFKFPRQGAGQVVFVGPPNCGKSLLLTKLTKATPAVAPYPFTTREPVPGMMDYEDVRVQLIDLPPVTADHYETFVTDITRAADAAVLFLDLADDDGPAATRAAIDRLKLARRELVPPGGPPTDDPTVYALPTLLVANKCDDEAADIRLELAREEFGTRYPLYVISAERGDGVAELRKALYDVLGVMRIYTKQPGKPADMTSPFTPALGATVADLAGKVHRDLEDTVKSARVWGTAVHDGQTVGRDHVLHDKDVVELHS is encoded by the coding sequence ATGGCCGTAAATCTGCCGCCGCAGTACCACGACGCCGAAGCGCGTTACAAGAAGGCCCAATCGCCGGAAGACAAGCTCGCCGCGCTCAAAGAAATGTGGGTGATCCTGCCCAAGCACAAGGCGAGCGAGAAGGTTCAGGCCGAACTCAAGACCAAGATCTCCGAACTGACCGATCAGATCGAGCAGGCCAAGCTCGGCCCGAAGAAGGCCGCGCCGGGGACGTTCAAGTTCCCCCGCCAGGGGGCCGGGCAGGTGGTGTTCGTCGGCCCGCCGAACTGTGGGAAGTCGCTCCTGCTGACGAAGCTGACCAAGGCGACGCCGGCCGTCGCGCCGTACCCGTTCACCACCCGCGAGCCGGTGCCGGGGATGATGGACTACGAGGACGTCCGCGTTCAACTCATCGACCTCCCGCCGGTCACCGCCGACCACTACGAAACCTTCGTGACGGACATCACGCGCGCCGCGGACGCCGCGGTTCTGTTTCTCGACCTCGCGGACGACGACGGACCGGCCGCGACGCGCGCCGCCATCGACCGGCTGAAGCTCGCGCGCCGCGAACTGGTGCCGCCGGGCGGCCCGCCGACGGACGATCCGACCGTCTACGCGCTTCCGACGCTTCTGGTCGCGAACAAGTGCGACGACGAGGCGGCCGACATCCGGCTCGAACTCGCCCGCGAGGAGTTCGGCACGCGCTACCCGCTGTACGTCATCTCCGCCGAGCGCGGCGACGGGGTCGCGGAACTCCGCAAAGCGCTGTACGACGTTCTCGGCGTGATGCGGATTTACACGAAGCAACCGGGCAAGCCCGCGGACATGACGAGCCCGTTCACTCCGGCTCTCGGGGCGACGGTGGCGGATCTGGCGGGGAAGGTCCACCGCGACCTGGAAGACACGGTGAAATCGGCCCGCGTGTGGGGCACCGCCGTCCACGACGGGCAGACCGTCGGCCGCGACCACGTGCTGCACGACAAGGACGTGGTCGAATTGCACTCGTGA
- a CDS encoding TIGR03960 family B12-binding radical SAM protein — protein sequence MLNTAVREAVMRVLPRVKTPAQYTGGELNSVAKDHRQVRGKLCLCFPDAYTLGMSHHGLQVLYTIMNNDPQWACERAFAPWMDFERELRKNRLPLYGLENFTPLSAFDLVGFSLQYEVCYTNVLTMIDLGGIPHFAKDRRVSDPLVVAGGPGAQNPELLAPFVDLFIIGDGEESLPWVMEKWMALKEVAVREGDLSPERRLEMLAELVGSTRWAYAPAFYEFDYHADGTIAAVNRTRPDVPQQIESCTITQDLDAIPLPTKPVVSFVQTPHDRIAIEIMRGCPWQCRFCQSTVIKRPLRVRSVETIVRAALESYRNTGMNEISLLSLSSSDYPHFEELVKRMHEVFAPLGVNVSLPSLRVNHQLRSVPQLMKGWRRAGMTLAPEVARDDMRTQIRKPIKNDDLIEGCREAFKAGMSHVKLYFLCGLPGERKADLDGIVDLAEAISEVGKQATGRYKEVTASVSNFIPKPHTPYQWNGMQTRDYFRWAGDYMHRRKRNKMVRIKQHDVETSLLEGILTRGDRRVSAGLYEAWRRGARFDGWKECFKPELWWSAFRDTGIDVDFYRTRQRPVGEKLPWDHVNVKKGRAYLEKELERSVIQLRVMAEAVGESGGDGDKQPTGCGG from the coding sequence ATGTTGAACACCGCCGTTCGCGAAGCCGTCATGCGGGTGCTGCCGCGTGTGAAGACGCCCGCCCAGTACACCGGCGGCGAACTGAACTCGGTCGCCAAGGACCACCGCCAGGTGCGCGGGAAACTGTGCCTGTGCTTCCCGGACGCCTACACCCTGGGCATGAGCCACCACGGGTTGCAGGTGCTCTACACGATCATGAACAACGACCCGCAGTGGGCCTGCGAGCGGGCGTTCGCGCCGTGGATGGACTTCGAGCGCGAGCTGCGGAAGAACCGCCTCCCGCTGTACGGGCTGGAGAACTTCACGCCGCTGTCCGCGTTCGATCTCGTCGGCTTCAGCCTCCAGTACGAGGTGTGCTACACCAACGTCCTCACGATGATCGACCTCGGCGGCATCCCGCACTTCGCGAAGGACCGCCGCGTGAGCGACCCGCTCGTCGTCGCCGGCGGCCCCGGCGCGCAGAACCCGGAGCTGCTCGCCCCGTTCGTGGACCTCTTCATCATCGGCGACGGCGAGGAGTCGCTGCCCTGGGTGATGGAGAAGTGGATGGCGCTCAAGGAGGTCGCGGTCCGCGAGGGCGACCTGTCGCCCGAGCGGCGGCTCGAGATGCTCGCGGAACTGGTCGGCAGCACCCGGTGGGCCTACGCGCCCGCGTTCTACGAGTTCGACTACCACGCCGACGGCACGATCGCCGCGGTGAACCGCACGCGCCCGGACGTGCCGCAGCAGATCGAGAGCTGCACCATCACCCAGGACCTCGACGCGATCCCGCTGCCCACGAAGCCGGTCGTCTCGTTCGTGCAGACGCCTCACGACCGCATCGCGATCGAGATCATGCGCGGCTGCCCGTGGCAGTGCCGGTTCTGCCAGTCCACCGTGATCAAGCGCCCGCTGCGGGTGCGGTCGGTGGAGACCATCGTCCGGGCGGCACTGGAGAGCTACCGCAACACCGGGATGAACGAGATCAGCCTGCTGTCGCTCTCCAGCAGCGACTACCCGCACTTCGAGGAGCTGGTGAAGCGGATGCACGAGGTGTTCGCGCCCCTCGGCGTGAACGTGTCGCTGCCGAGCCTGCGCGTGAACCACCAACTGCGGAGCGTGCCGCAACTCATGAAGGGCTGGCGCCGCGCCGGCATGACGCTGGCCCCCGAGGTGGCCCGCGACGACATGCGGACCCAGATCCGCAAGCCGATCAAGAACGACGACCTCATCGAGGGGTGCCGCGAGGCGTTCAAGGCCGGCATGTCGCACGTGAAGCTGTACTTCCTGTGCGGCCTGCCCGGCGAGCGCAAGGCGGACCTCGACGGCATCGTCGATCTGGCGGAGGCCATCAGCGAGGTCGGCAAGCAAGCGACCGGGCGGTACAAGGAAGTCACCGCGAGCGTGTCGAATTTCATCCCGAAGCCCCACACGCCGTACCAGTGGAACGGGATGCAGACCCGCGACTACTTCCGCTGGGCCGGCGACTACATGCACCGCCGGAAGCGGAACAAGATGGTGCGGATCAAGCAGCACGACGTCGAAACCAGCCTGCTCGAAGGCATCCTGACCCGCGGCGACCGGCGCGTGTCCGCCGGCCTGTACGAGGCCTGGCGCCGCGGCGCCCGCTTCGACGGGTGGAAGGAGTGCTTCAAGCCGGAGCTGTGGTGGTCGGCGTTCCGAGACACGGGCATCGATGTCGATTTCTACCGCACGCGGCAGCGCCCGGTCGGCGAGAAACTGCCCTGGGACCACGTGAACGTGAAGAAGGGCCGCGCCTACCTGGAGAAGGAGCTGGAGCGGAGCGTGATCCAGCTCCGCGTGATGGCCGAAGCCGTCGGCGAGAGCGGCGGGGACGGGGACAAGCAGCCGACCGGCTGCGGCGGGTGA
- a CDS encoding tetratricopeptide repeat protein, giving the protein MADEPVPLTTRFPKLQPGRRPGSVGAPNGFGTKLLGRRDYDEETGTYVLTHFAIALHIPIWALGAYRVVDAEGGGWFCLGREPLTWRARGLNAFLILAILGAVTGVWWSVHTGSPEYAAGQKLKQAERAAAAGNGGESARLCREVMDSKTSKAGEARRHLAGLIEDPPGAPGEAAAVYEVAVELHRDNRCPVTDLFEKGKVLAVQYAASDPTAALNLLEVIAPYAPAAADELAVRIDLLEKLFARSPDDPAVASRLAAAFEDRGDRDRCEKLLTPFECRLGTLDGAAILGRIYAARGMHDRAYVLLAPFVADRLPALRRAEQAYTDRIKSVQDAVVNELKSGKAPGFDYDRAKGLPEAERDALVNAYLSDRLKDDPALREGRRKLVAERGVIAAVLDLGMVQLQRAQTMADPAARRAELSAAEKTFLSVGGFVGKTDEYRLSLGQVYYWLGRQADGKKQFDELLADRANSTEATLLVARTLREVGDNTAARQLAEQAYNREADTAKKHAAARMRSVLYVDTDDEILWLSRSDPNSRDVQASLSTARGQKAEADGKDTEAADHFRQSIATYDKLPEGDAVLNNAALAHFALFRITLEPEEFTRGMDKLDRAIALNPKSSISLLNGASILVEAAARETVGKAIDFRPLKSPSAWEGVAYLYRTPAERSTVTDGFARHPGAVKARAYSEKLLLLAPKRDDGYQLLGALCEQTADLDGLKAVADRAAKADLDHGDAARKYKEYLTGESDGKRVGEARTQVSRTQAAVAAARPIGGPTFAMAVGRYVRAKTVAWALGQPVDADELVTLAEEAHATPSAGSESTLTAALGLRAHLALAREDKAYAARAERTKRSFGTSLLYFVLAGDGPTRAAGAKNADVKRLAALAEESFRRDPESAHATEWVVLRAVGSELAKPVGERAKNSERARAHRTLERATTPHAAATALGEYWQLLLDGKDAEAKKLIASLAARGVPVP; this is encoded by the coding sequence ATGGCCGACGAACCTGTGCCGCTGACGACCCGCTTTCCGAAGCTGCAACCGGGCCGCCGGCCGGGTAGCGTCGGAGCACCGAACGGCTTCGGAACGAAGCTCCTCGGGCGCCGCGATTACGACGAGGAAACCGGCACATACGTCCTCACCCATTTCGCCATTGCCCTCCACATTCCCATTTGGGCGCTGGGTGCGTACCGCGTGGTCGACGCCGAGGGCGGCGGGTGGTTCTGTCTGGGCCGTGAACCCCTGACCTGGCGCGCACGGGGCCTGAACGCGTTCCTGATTCTGGCAATCCTCGGCGCCGTGACCGGCGTCTGGTGGAGCGTTCATACCGGCTCCCCCGAGTACGCGGCGGGCCAAAAACTGAAGCAAGCCGAGCGGGCGGCCGCGGCCGGGAACGGCGGCGAGTCGGCGCGACTCTGTCGGGAGGTGATGGACTCGAAGACATCGAAAGCGGGGGAGGCACGGAGGCACCTCGCGGGGCTGATCGAGGACCCGCCCGGCGCCCCGGGCGAAGCCGCCGCCGTGTACGAGGTGGCGGTCGAACTCCACCGGGACAACCGATGCCCGGTCACGGACCTGTTCGAGAAAGGCAAGGTGCTGGCGGTCCAGTACGCGGCCAGCGACCCCACCGCCGCCCTGAACCTCCTCGAAGTGATCGCCCCCTACGCGCCGGCCGCCGCCGACGAACTCGCCGTCCGTATCGATCTCCTGGAGAAACTGTTCGCGCGTTCGCCGGACGATCCCGCGGTCGCGTCGCGGCTGGCCGCAGCTTTCGAGGACCGGGGCGACCGGGACCGGTGCGAGAAGCTGCTGACACCCTTCGAGTGCCGCCTCGGCACGCTCGACGGCGCCGCGATCCTCGGCCGCATTTACGCGGCCCGCGGCATGCACGATCGGGCATACGTCCTGCTGGCCCCGTTCGTCGCCGACCGGCTCCCGGCGTTACGGAGGGCCGAGCAGGCGTACACCGATCGAATCAAATCCGTCCAGGACGCGGTAGTCAATGAACTGAAAAGTGGGAAAGCGCCCGGGTTCGATTACGACCGCGCCAAGGGCCTGCCGGAGGCCGAGCGGGACGCGCTCGTCAACGCCTACCTCAGCGACCGACTGAAGGACGACCCCGCCCTCCGGGAGGGCCGCCGAAAACTCGTTGCCGAGCGCGGGGTGATCGCCGCGGTTCTGGACCTGGGGATGGTTCAGCTCCAGCGCGCCCAGACGATGGCAGACCCCGCGGCCCGCAGGGCCGAGCTGAGCGCGGCCGAAAAGACGTTCTTGTCCGTCGGCGGGTTCGTCGGTAAGACCGACGAGTACCGGCTGTCCCTCGGCCAGGTGTACTACTGGCTCGGGCGCCAGGCCGACGGGAAGAAGCAGTTCGACGAGTTGCTCGCGGATCGCGCGAACTCGACCGAGGCCACACTGCTTGTGGCCCGCACCCTGCGCGAGGTGGGCGACAACACGGCGGCCCGGCAACTGGCCGAACAGGCTTACAACCGCGAGGCCGACACGGCCAAGAAGCACGCGGCGGCCCGCATGAGATCGGTCCTGTACGTCGACACGGACGACGAGATCCTCTGGCTGTCCCGGTCCGATCCGAACTCGCGCGACGTACAGGCCTCGTTGTCGACGGCCCGCGGACAAAAGGCCGAGGCGGACGGCAAAGACACCGAAGCCGCCGACCACTTCCGCCAGTCGATTGCGACGTATGACAAGTTGCCCGAGGGCGATGCCGTCCTCAACAACGCGGCCCTCGCCCACTTCGCCCTCTTTCGAATCACCCTCGAACCGGAAGAGTTCACCCGGGGGATGGACAAACTGGACCGCGCGATCGCCCTGAACCCCAAGAGCAGCATCTCCCTCCTCAACGGAGCGAGCATCCTGGTCGAAGCCGCGGCCCGCGAAACGGTCGGCAAAGCCATCGACTTCCGGCCGCTGAAATCGCCGTCGGCGTGGGAAGGTGTGGCGTACCTGTACCGTACACCCGCCGAGCGCTCGACGGTAACCGACGGGTTCGCCAGGCACCCCGGCGCAGTCAAAGCGCGGGCCTACTCCGAGAAACTGTTGCTGCTCGCACCCAAGCGGGACGACGGTTACCAACTGTTAGGAGCGCTGTGTGAGCAGACCGCCGACCTGGACGGGCTGAAAGCGGTGGCCGATCGAGCGGCAAAAGCGGACCTCGACCACGGGGACGCGGCGCGGAAGTACAAGGAGTACCTGACCGGCGAATCCGACGGCAAGCGGGTGGGCGAGGCCCGAACACAGGTGTCTCGGACGCAGGCCGCCGTGGCCGCGGCTCGACCGATCGGCGGACCGACGTTCGCAATGGCCGTGGGGCGGTACGTGCGTGCGAAGACGGTGGCCTGGGCACTCGGCCAACCGGTGGACGCGGACGAACTGGTGACGCTCGCGGAGGAAGCGCACGCGACCCCGTCGGCCGGGTCCGAGTCCACGCTGACCGCCGCACTGGGGCTCCGCGCCCACCTCGCGCTGGCCCGTGAGGACAAAGCGTACGCGGCCCGGGCCGAGCGAACGAAACGATCGTTCGGGACCAGCCTCCTGTACTTCGTCCTGGCCGGCGATGGCCCCACGCGCGCGGCCGGAGCGAAGAACGCCGACGTCAAGCGCCTCGCGGCACTCGCCGAGGAGTCCTTCCGTCGCGACCCGGAGAGCGCGCACGCGACCGAATGGGTCGTGCTCCGGGCGGTCGGGTCCGAACTCGCGAAACCGGTTGGTGAGAGGGCGAAGAACAGTGAACGGGCACGGGCCCACCGCACCCTCGAACGCGCCACGACGCCACACGCGGCAGCGACGGCACTCGGGGAATACTGGCAACTGCTGCTGGACGGCAAGGACGCCGAAGCGAAAAAGTTGATCGCGAGCCTAGCCGCGCGCGGCGTCCCGGTGCCATGA